In Candidatus Cloacimonadota bacterium, one genomic interval encodes:
- a CDS encoding FkbM family methyltransferase — translation MVLNIYKILIADHLKKIGLYKPVRWVYNCIGRLKSQTEMRIGGQIFRFWTPTFYMNEYVANCGGERELMEKFISELFPSDVIWDVGANIGIYSIPSGYNITPAGVVYAFEPEQTYQSLLKRNIQLNKINNIVPMSFALSDFNGKSILFPSDTPNIGTHSFVQRTDYQLKSKGKSVVVRKADSLVENDTLLMPNVVKIDVEGAEVLVLKGMEKILENKTLRMVQCEVHTEVLPLFGASQSDIESIMFKAGFSISLKKDRGTQLHFVFKR, via the coding sequence ATGGTTTTAAACATTTACAAGATTTTAATCGCAGATCATTTAAAAAAAATAGGTCTGTATAAACCTGTTCGCTGGGTCTATAATTGTATAGGACGATTAAAAAGCCAGACAGAAATGCGCATCGGCGGGCAGATTTTTAGATTTTGGACACCAACATTTTATATGAATGAATATGTAGCCAATTGCGGTGGAGAACGAGAGTTAATGGAGAAATTTATCAGCGAGCTTTTTCCGTCTGATGTTATATGGGATGTTGGAGCAAACATTGGAATTTATTCTATCCCTTCTGGATATAATATCACTCCCGCAGGGGTAGTCTACGCTTTTGAACCCGAACAAACTTATCAGTCTTTATTGAAGAGAAACATACAATTAAATAAAATTAATAATATAGTTCCAATGTCATTTGCACTTAGTGACTTTAATGGTAAGTCAATCCTATTTCCCTCTGACACACCTAATATAGGGACACATAGCTTCGTTCAAAGAACAGACTATCAATTGAAATCAAAAGGTAAATCTGTTGTAGTGCGGAAAGCTGATTCTCTGGTTGAAAACGATACCCTTCTTATGCCAAATGTAGTCAAAATTGATGTAGAAGGGGCAGAAGTATTGGTTCTCAAAGGAATGGAGAAAATTCTTGAAAATAAAACACTGCGAATGGTCCAATGCGAAGTGCACACTGAAGTCTTACCTCTTTTTGGTGCTTCTCAAAGTGACATTGAGTCTATTATGTTCAAAGCTGGATTCTCAATTTCTCTAAAAAAAGATAGAGGAACACAATTACATTTCGTATTTAAAAGATAA